The region AACAATAGTAATTTTTCTACATGTGTTGAACTAACCTTTCTTGAGTCCAGGGGAAATATCATCTCCTATGAATACAATAGGAATATCAACTTTCAACAAAGCATCTGAAGGAGCCCTTATAAATGTAACATTCAAAGGTGCATCTGTGCCAGCTTTCAAATGAATCTGTCAAATTTCCAATAAATTCCATCAATTTTATTGCGAGCACAAAATCCATTCAACGAAAATTAGTAGAGCTTCTAATTGAGTAACCTAGCCGAAATGAAAGCACAAATAATCAGGAAAACAACAACGCATACACTGCGGGGCAAAACGCGAACGTTCTCAATGACATTGTCATCGTTAGGGTTTGAATCAGAGTCGAATTGGTGGAGAACTTGTAGATGGAAGAGGCGTGAGAGGAAAAACGAGCGTCCGAGATGGTTAATGAGCTTCCTGATCTGATCGGAGCGGACGGAAATGAGGCGTTTGTTACCGTCGTGCTGGCCGTCTTCCTGCTCGAACACTATGCTCGGAACGCGACCGACTTTGCGCTCCTTGGCCGAAATGTTCTTCCCGGAATCTCTGCGGGGGATAGCGAGGATGGTCTCGTCGTACTTAGGGTCAGGTTTTGGAAAGCCTTCGAGGTAGGTGAGCGGCTCTAGGTCTGGCTCTGGGGGGTGGAGGATGGCGGCGGCGGAATGGGAGAATGGACGGCGGTGAAGGAAGGTTCTGATGAGTATGTGGCGGGGGAGATACATTGTTAAGAAGAAGGGTTTTGGGTTTTGGGTGAGAAGAGTTAAGAAGAGAGGGTTATGTTATGTGCCTCTCCTGAACCATTTCTTTAGATTGTTTACGATTTTTTTACATATTAGTGTTGAAATGTATATttttcgtgtcgggtttttgttatcgtatccacagagattgtaagatatcactgccgttcaatggttgaattaatcttaacttaatgtaacaatagggttttggttttaatcaagttatcttgcatacaaagtaattaattgcggtaaaagttatgttttgattaaatgagaaatattgtcaaagttaggtttcaatgatcactttgcatgtattagctcggtcaacaatcttataaactcctttagatgataaattatttcacaaggtcctctcaatgcgtttctctcgaacacccattgtgagttttgctattttgatccattgtttctctcgaacacaatctatcaaaatgacaactttttggttcaaccttatggtgaacaaaatcattcgttactatctctagctaacaaacaagtttggatgaaaacctaggtcaagaatcggtaaacatctctcgatcaaataccaacacaaagagttttaaatagaaacaaagttttcatcatatatttaccgttaaagagtttacatatgaggatccttacatttacacacaaagctagaaatcacctacatctaaccttgacaaatggatgacttagctactcattttcatggtagcttggtcggcaagtaaggaaagaaggttgatcaacatccaagtcggataatcgaagttggatgggaatccaccttctttttgtggaagatggttgctagatgaagagaaatgaaaaactagggcataaaagctcccaaaacaatgctgtaaaatatctagaaaaaagtacagaaaatggaaaagttggtaaaaatgaggtatggtgctcaaaagtggcacctgctacttatagaccactgcagttctgtcatgttcgctaggcgagcagaatggctcgcctagcgagggtctaaaatgggcacaaaaggcccctgcgcccagagaaaacagggccttggtgaactgtgatgttcgcctagcgaacataccttcgcctagcgaaggacacgcctcaaccttcgccccagcgaggttgagaggttttgctactggaatgctcgctggggactcgctagagcttcgcctagcgagtgagtgctagctgcatttttcaccaaaacagaatgaactcgctaccacattcgccttgagctcgcctagcgaattaatttgctaatttactggagcttttcgccttgagctcgcctagcgaaccaaaGCTTCGCCAcagactcgcctagcgagcaggcagatgaaatgcttgctctctttggttcctttgccaattctcttgtgtctttattatcaattaattcatgcctttcctgcacaataacacacacatcaaaggcaccaagcttgtttatcaatgtaatgcattccatgtaaaacaaatgtggttttgacaattttagcaaggaaaaagagtgaaagatgcccacatatgatagctcaaataagcactttttggcatctaacaactctccccaactagattcttgcttgtcctcaagcaaagtatgcctcttgaaggacaagaggatttgctttaagaaacggtttctccgaagttggataaacggctcaaacacaagcgaaatcagcaaatacaagttcccaacggttcgaataaaataatacctaggaacttaaacttaaatagcaatgcaaaatatttatctatctacaacaatactattctgaatgaatcatcctatctctcctcttcgaataaggaatgaagattttgcgcgtttgcaaccgcgggactaatctcactctctaacaaataatgaagaaatcaaacagattcatacaatgtctaatcaattaaaaatggtactgtggaagcataaagatcactaagggcttttcggttgaagcttggttaggttaacaaacaagggtcatttctaaggccattgaaacgaaagtgccgatgcaaaagagacattcacagtaatattcacactactcgactttgtttcatttgtttcttatttgaaaccttcacaacacatattccacaactcaatttttatttttcactatttttcttccgAGCAAGcattttttcattctttctatttttgttcttttctttcacatcaaatatacaaaacagatgtttcttttctatattttctatacatatatttttctatgcttgctcggtttttcttatctttttcaagagttgtggtacttaccaattctttttcgttctccccaacttatttcttccacaccctaagtgaatgctcttaactttttacggcaaaagaacaataatcaagatttttcgggttgtaaaaaaaagatttttgagatctcgctttatttcaagccgagattcaactgtttaggctcaaaggggttaacgaatactctctctgctcacaggtaagttgtttttggatgtagttgtgctcaaaagaaaacaagtgccttgatcatttctaattgcttccacaatttcacaataataaaagacaaataatgaatcacatgaatcaacaaaacttattagaatccagcatttaagtgaacaatggaggtttcctcacaatttgtggttttaagttctagatgaagcattcattcaattatgttgcaaaaagacaatattcaatttaccaaaaagagtaaagttcctaatgcattctaaaattctagccgacggtaaccatgtaccttagcttcattcacttgtttattcttatcattgccatccaagctcggatgcaccttcattgggtacttcttgaggagcaaccaatctagaagggtttgccactcaatcaaccaaaaatttattaaacacacaaaattaaaaacaaaaaataaataacattactgaaaatataaatttgttcgtgggggacaaaacaccccaatagtacacaccatggtcaaaatacaaaattcgaaaatacaactagaaatgacataataaaaactgaaatacaaatacaaatactcaacccacaaagggctcaggactcctcttcgctaccggccttagaaccggtagcctcatcatcaacatcatcatcatcagcagcctcagcgtccaccccctcaccatagactggcctgtccacaggccaattagcgttaagcataaactgctcacgcgctaacaatgctcgagcaccggaggggtcattaccttgcagctccaacctctgcatactgttgtgcatatcaatcatagctcgttgggatgctgccatccactcaaaactgtagtcacaaacagcccgcaggtacggatcaagtccgggagaagaagcactaggaccatcagcagcccgagtacttcctgaggctgcactgccaccggtagtcttagctctacaatacttagccacatacctatcatcgataggtgccgggattcgaacctgcccacgagacggaagcctcaccctagcctgaacacataagctcataatcaaacacgggaaagccaagggacaattaacacgagcccctgacttaagcccgctctcgacgacggtcttcagctcattggcgattatcctcgccacatctatctcaacatttgtgaggatggaatggactaaatgtgccactgggatcggcacagtagaagtgtgtgatttgggctggatgttggtcaaaaccaagagtagtatcagctgagccatgggagtcatgtcctcccggtgatatctcacaggaaccccagatgggttcggctcaaccgatttcccaggtaaaagcaggtcggcggtaatggcagggacatctctgtgaagtctgaggtcggtgtggtactggtctctctgatcagctcccagctggagcggttcccctaggattcggttgatagcatccTTGTCAAATGGAATAGTACGCCCGAcaactctagaaacccaagtgaagggctcgtcgtcgtcgggcagtgcgttagcataaaactcccgcacCGTAGCAATGTCGTAATGTTCTaagggacttatcaacctatcccacttcttggcgtctatcaacccggcgaaagttctgtaagtgccttgtgggttgatcagaaaacgcTTCTCAGGAAGTATTTTTCGCTTTTCCAAAGCGATGTATCTGGCGGCTTGTTTAGGGCCGACAAACTTGTCTTGGTCGAATTGAATAGGAACCGTTCGAGATGTAGTCGATGCTCCCTTCCTTTTCTTACCAGCTCCAGATCTAGACTCCATCTGCAAAAGATACAAAGAAACCACACACACCAAACAACAGGTTAGTCATCAAAGCATAATTTTAAAATACCCGTACTCTAATGGTTCCCTACACAGAACCTAATGATCTATCATGACAAtgaatcgttctatgctattggggattgcctaattgcatgcaaaacctaaattaaaattaaatccccaatttgaaaacctaaGTATCCAAACATTGCAAACTCCACAACATCACATGCAACCTCAATTTCCCATACTACACTTCCCTATTTGCAATTCATATTTGGAATTTTAAGAGtacacaaaaagaaaatgaagtAGGGCAAACCTTAATTACACGGATTCGGAAAAATTGAAATGAGAAGAGTTTGCAATCGGACGGAAGGAGCGAGGGTCAGTGATAGCGATGCAAATGCGAGAGTTTGAGAAGCTTCGCGAAATTtctcagcagagccgttcagaaaTGTTTTTGAGGGTTTGGGCAAaatggccctgctgagatttaaatagtaaacagtactgcagcgctcgctgctgcctcgcctagcgagcaggtagcgagcgtgctcgctgctgcctcgcctagcgagctgcaagcgagcatgacagcaagtgcaaaggcaaatgcagcacttgcaagtcatccagcatgGGTTCAGCACAGTGTACTCcatacaacataaaacataaaacagtaaatacttacaatgttggggtgcctcccaactagcgcttgtttaacgtcggctaagctcgacggtgcgatgctcacagaggagcatcgagcggctgagcacaactctcgcgatccacatgaccgccgagatacactttcaatcgttggccattcacggtcctactatctttctcgtccatgtcttcaatgataatggccccgtactcttttacttctttcacccgaaatggcccggaccattttgatttcaacttcccgggaaacaacttcaaccgggagttgaacaataagaccaattgtccgggcacgaattctttattacggatcttcttgtcgtgatacttctttgctttttccttgtacaaccaacttgagtggtatgcggcattgcgcatctcctccaactcaagtagttgtactttccttttttcaccggccgcctcattttcaaaatttaaaaactttagggcccacaaggccttgtgctccaattcaaccggcaaatggcaagttttaccaaataccaattgaaacggagttaggccaattggagctttaaaggccgtacggtaggcccataatgcttcgtccaatttttgggaccactcttttttagaattggacacggttttttctaggattctcttaatctctcgattagagacctccgcttgcccgttagcctgagggtgatacggagttgtcaccctatgcgatacaccataatgttttagaattgtttccaaaggtgcattgcaaaagtgtgaccctccgtcacttatcaacactcggggggttccaaaacgggaaaagatgtttttctttaaaaattttatcaccgttttggcatccgcccgaggtgaggcaatcgcctcaacccacttggagacataatcaacagctacaagcatgtactcattcccgtaagagggtgggaaaggtcctacgaaatctatgccccaacaatcgaacacttccacttcttggatattttggagaggcatctcatctctcttacctatcccaccacttctttggcaactgtcacaactttgcgcatgggcatgtgcgtctttgaaaatagttggccaataaaatcccgattgaagaattttagtggccgttctaaccccattataatgtccgccataaggcgagttgtgacaatgccaaaggatgctctgggcttcatcaccagttacgcatctccttaacaggttatcactacccaacttaaacaagtatgggtcatcccaaacataatacttcgcatccgaaaggaacttcctcttttggttcgaagttaggtcggcaggcacgaaaccactagccttgtggtttgcaaagtctgcaaaccacggcctaacttgaaccttaaacaatttttcatcaggaaattcttcccggatttccttttcagatgcggtaacctcgacattcactaagcgggataaatgatccgctaccaagttttccgaccccttcttgtctttgatttcgacatcgaattcttgtaacaagaggatccaacggatgagcctttgcttcgaatccggcttggttagcagatatttaatcgccgcgtggtcggtgtacacaACGACTTTcgaccctataagataggacctaaacttttctagcgcatacactattgcgagtagttctttttccgttgtggcataatttatttgagcctcgttaagaaccttactcgcataatgtatcgcatgaaaagttttgtcttttctttggccaagtaccgctccaacagcatagtcactcgcgtcacacattagttcaaaattttcattccaatcgggagcgactattattggagcggtaaccaatttttcttttaaaacctcaaaagcttgcaaacaatcttcggtgaagagaaatacctgatctttggcgagcaaattgctcaaaggcttagccacctttgagaagtccttgatgaagcgccggtaaaaccccgcgtgccccaaaaagctacggatgcctttcacattcaccggagggggtaatttttcaattacttcaaccttagctctatccacttcaagcccccttttagagactttgtggcctagcacgatcccctcggtcaccatgaagtgacacttttcccaatttagcaccaaattggtcttcacacacctttccaacaccgtcttcaaatttgccaagcatagactaaacgtcccaccaaataccgagaagtcatccatgaagacttccattgttttctctattagatcggcaaaaatggcttggacgcatcgttggaaggtcgccggtgcattgcacagcccaaagggcatttttctgtatgcgaacactccaaacggacacgtgaaagccgtcttctcatgatcaaccgggtcaaccgcaatttggttgtacccggagtagccgtccaaaaaacaatagtattgttggcccgatagtctttcaagcatttgatccataaatgggagtgggaaatggtccttacgagtcgcggtattcaaccgtctataatctatacacattctccaccccgttgcaactttagtcgggatcaattcgtctttgtcattacggattacggtcattccacccttcttcggaaccacgtgcacgggactaacccacggactatccgagatcgggtaaatcattcccgcatccaatagcttcaccacttccttccttacaacctctttcatggtaggattcaagcggcgttgtggttgagctacaggcttgaaatcctcctccatcaaaatcttgtgcatacaataggatggactaattccttttagatcggaaagagtccaacccatagcttcttgattggtttttagcacaatgattagacgggcttcttcttctttggtcaaaaggttgcttatgatgaccggctttgcctcggtctcatctaaaaacacatatttcaaagtcgaaggtaactcttttaattcaattggcgctttctcgtcaatgacctccttcttcaagttttcttcctctacttcccacggttgtaggtcttccaaactatcaagttcctttaagcattcctcaagagctagctcctcttcaacagtgaaaacctccaatgagtcgtcgagagctaactccataggagatatctcatgaatatgctttgaaacttccataatagcgtcttcaaTCACATtgatgcgaaagctatcatttctatccttggaatgcttcatcgcctcgaatagatcaaatgtgacctcctcattttgaacccgcaccttcattaaaccgtcatcaacatctatcatcattcttgcggtcttcatgaatggtcggcccaatatgagcggagcatcatcatcttcctccatatcaattacaataaaatccaccgggaaaaagaatttgtcgaccttcaccaacacatcttgggctacgccatgaggatgggtcgtcgacttatccgccaattgcaatgtcattcggatggacttaatctcgatgttgccaagcctcttgataattgacaaaggtataagatttatactcgaccccaagtcaataagtccctttccgacatacacgtcaccaattttaaccggcaatgtaactcttcccggatcaacctctttcttaggaagcgtcctttgaataatggcactacagctcgcatcaaggacgatggtctccggttccgtatacctccgctttttggttagtatgtccttcatgaatttggcatactttggcatttgttccaaggcttcggcaaacgggatgttgatttgcaactgtttaaaaatatccatgaaccgggcgtaatgccgttcattctccctttggaaggagcatgagggtaaggaaggttttggataggagtagcgctcactacctcctttccctttgcaactctagcacttttccatctaggcttcttcactacctcccttattacctcatcacttttattttcctcaatccccacacctttttctttttcaacttcaccattatttttattcttttcaactacttcctcatcactccacactcctacttcaccatcaacattttcctccactatttcctcctcaatctccttctctttctctctttgttcactctcaactcttttttcattctcactacccaactccctcccacttctcgtcataatcgccttacaatgctccttaggatttgtttgcgtattagccgaaaaagaaggactggtttgttgttcagcgagttgcttggcaagttgcccaacttgagtttcaagattttttatggccgcgtcattactcttttgattggccattgacatttgcatgaattgcgtcaatgtctcttccaatttagaattgactaccggcggttgttgagattgatacggattttggggagggttttgacggctagaagaaccacctccataaccttggttatgataatagttgcttctaggttggaacccttggttcccttggaattgttgttgttgttgttgttgttgagggtgcggttgataaggttgttgttgtctcggttgatagtcccgttgattggccatgtagttcacttcgtcaaaaccgggaggtggacaaaatccggtgtcatgttcacctttacaaagttcacaacaagctatttgtttagcttttgacggttctcttaactctttgatttgttgcgttaagagttccacttgttgtgagatgagcttgttttgggctAGGATGGCATCATTtgtccctaactcaagcactcccgccttcttcaaagaatttccccgactttgactctgaagatcattcaaagccattcgattgataatgttggtggcttcttcggcactttttgacatcaacgagccacccgaggtggcatccaacaacgttttgcagtttggttgaagtccatttctgaagatatggatttgagttaattcatcaaatccatgccctttacatttcctaagcatggacttgaatctctcccacgcttcattcaaagattcactggttccttgagaaaacaccgagatggccgtctttgattccatgaatcggttatgggagaaaaatctttcaatgaatttctcctctaacacgttccagtctgtcattacggaaggtgtttgatcgagataccaatcctttgctttaccgagcaaagcgtggggaaataaacgtctgaacaacggaagctcctgagcctgatccactccggcagccaatgctatctcataaaattttgtgagaaaagcaaatgggtcttcatggtccattccggtgaatggactcccatataataaattcagagttcccgtcttcatctcagcttgccttcctgtttggttggcaaactgagcggtgttccttggactattgatacatggagtagaaataggtggtggtggttgtggctccatgtttagtatgaatgggtgtggatttgtggtcgaagaactttctccttgctcttggcgttgtctagcctgttgcctcctacgtctcgttttgctattgagcctccttgcggttctctcgatctcaggatcaaaaagaagttcgtccacagggatttgccctcgcataaaacgtaagctgcgcactaaaccaaacaaattacaagcacaagtcaaaaattcacaagctaaaacttaaacaaccattgcgatgctcgcaatatcaatttacaatccccgacaacgacgccattttgttgaaatgtatatttttcgtgtcgggtttttgttatcgtatccacagagattgtaagatatcactgccgttcaatggttgaattaatcttaacttaatgtaacaatagggttttggttttaatcaagttatcttgcatacaaagtaattaattgcggtaaaagttatgttttgattaaatgagaaatattgtcaaagttaggtttcaatgatcactttgcatgtattagctcggtcaacaatcttataaactcctttagatgataaattatttcacaaggtcctctcaatgcgtttctctcgaacacccattgtgagttttgctattttgatccattgtttctctcgaacacaatctatcaaaatgacaactttttggttcaaccttatggtgaacaaaatcattcgttactatctctagctaacaaacaagtttggatgaaaacctaggtcaagaatcggtaaacatctctcgatcaaataccaacacaaagagttttaaatagaaacaaagttttcatcatatatttaccgttaaagagtttacatatgaggatccttacatttacacacaaagctagaaatcacctacatctaaccttgacaaatggatgacttagctactcattttcatggtagcttggtcggcaagtaaggaaagaaggttgatcaacatccaagtcggataatcgaagttggatgggaatccaccttctttttgtggaagatggttgctagatgaagagaaatgaaaaactagggcataaaagctcccaaaacaatgctgtaaaatatctagaaaaaagtacagaaaatggaaaagttggtaaaaatgaggtatggtgctcaaaagtggcacctgctacttatagaccactgcagttctgtcatgttcgctaggcgagcagaatggctcgcctagcgagggtctaaaatgggcacaaaaggcccctacgcccagagaaaacagggccttggtgaactgtgatgttcgcctagcgaacataccttcgcctagcgaaggacacgcctcaaccttcgccccagcgaggttgagaggttttgctactggaatgctcgctggggactcgctagagcttcgcctagcgagtgagtgctagctgcatttttcaccaaaacagaatgaactcgctaccacattcgccttgagctcgcctagcgaattaatttgctaatttactggagcttttcgccttgagctcgcctagcgaaccaaaGCTTCGCCAcagactcgcctagcgagcaggcagatgagttgctctctttggttcctttgccaattctcttgtgtctttattatcaattaattcatgcctttcctgcacaataacacacacatcaaagcaccaagcttgtttatcaatgtaatgcattccatgtaaaacaaatgtggttttgacaattttagcaaggaaaaagagtgaaagatgcccacatatgatagctcaaataagcactttttgGCATCTAACAATTAGTTAATTAGTTCTGTCTTTCTAGTCGAATtgggttttaattttttttttaattgaaagactttaaacagcgctttctcaaaagcgctgactaaggtctatatttaaaagcgctttctaaaaccgctgtctaagggggggtcttagacagcgctttctaaaagcgctgtctaagacccccccttagacagcgctttcattatttttttagaacattttccgtgttttatttttattttaaccttagacagcgctttcttttaaaagcgctgtctaagatgcgctgttaaaaaacctttttggcgtagtgttcAACAATTGCATTGCATCAGAACTTCACACACACCTTTCCCAAGATTTTCCAAGTGATCTCAaaacctcacaccatagaattccttgaaggtttctttgaaatcgagtttgaaattcaccttctgttttaACATTCCAACTCCAAGGATTCATTacctttttcatctcaattggtcactgcaagcaagaggaggaagaaccaagcaaattcagatcaagatcaagctagattcaagctacccgaaggtgatttttcaggAACTTTGAGctttcgattctctctcatttcttcaccattctctctgatttttggttggttgaagtcctaccaatgtaggaaacaagattgagttactttaaggtcaaatcgaagcaactcagatcatgaacctcaattttcaaatccatgtatctttcaatatacttggaattggataaaatggaggtcaaattcgagctcctgcgcatttttcctttaaaatcatgtccttgcttttcatttttatggtggtttatggtggaccagtccgatgaggtccaccgg is a window of Lathyrus oleraceus cultivar Zhongwan6 chromosome 6, CAAS_Psat_ZW6_1.0, whole genome shotgun sequence DNA encoding:
- the LOC127097183 gene encoding uncharacterized protein LOC127097183 isoform X2, encoding MYLPRHILIRTFLHRRPFSHSAAAILHPPEPDLEPLTYLEGFPKPDPKYDETILAIPRRDSGKNISAKERKVGRVPSIVFEQEDGQHDGNKRLISVRSDQIRKLINHLGRSFFLSRLFHLQVLHQFDSDSNPNDDNVIENVRVLPRSIHLKAGTDAPLNVTFIRAPSDALLKVDIPIVFIGDDISPGLKKEKEVCAQSVKSYL
- the LOC127097183 gene encoding uncharacterized protein LOC127097183 isoform X1, with the protein product MYLPRHILIRTFLHRRPFSHSAAAILHPPEPDLEPLTYLEGFPKPDPKYDETILAIPRRDSGKNISAKERKVGRVPSIVFEQEDGQHDGNKRLISVRSDQIRKLINHLGRSFFLSRLFHLQVLHQFDSDSNPNDDNVIENVRVLPRSIHLKAGTDAPLNVTFIRAPSDALLKVDIPIVFIGDDISPGLKKGNREGSLCSECKKLPIIQ